From a region of the Agromyces ramosus genome:
- a CDS encoding long-chain-fatty-acid--CoA ligase, which translates to MTITTPRPWLSSYAEGVPSDIEAPDGSLYDLIRASVEQYPDHAALEFFERTTTYAELGAQVERAAEGLRLLGVQQGDPVALVLPNCPQHIVAFYAVLRLGAIVVEHNPLYTPRELRHQFEHHGARVVIAWDKVVETIQAFPADVSVAHVISVDVTRAMPFRMRAMLRLPVAKARESRAALTTKVRDTVRWEELIDSAPIDPHIIAPSVDDVALIQYTSGTTGSPKGATLTHANLLANAAQARAWVPEIERGTSVVYAVLPMFHAYGLTLCLTFAMSMGARLVLFPKFDPDLVLKVVKQRPPTFLPAVPPIYERLTKAAAAEGVSLDGISIAISGAMPLSAEVVEPWEAQTHGYLVEGYGLSETSPVLMANPVAPTRRAGTVGLPLPSTEVRVVDPEAPGTDVATGAEGELIVRGPQVFSGYWLKPDETEAVFVPATDGGADWFRTGDIVRIDADGFVSIVDRIKELIITGGFNVAPSEVEEAIRAHPDVDDCAVVGLPDEHSGEEVVAVVVLREGATLDEAAIRAFARDGLTPYKVPKRVVQADDLPRSLIGKVLRRDVRNTLLNG; encoded by the coding sequence GTGACGATCACGACGCCCCGTCCCTGGCTCTCGAGCTACGCCGAGGGGGTGCCGAGTGACATCGAGGCGCCCGACGGGTCTCTCTACGACCTGATCCGCGCCTCCGTCGAGCAGTACCCCGACCACGCGGCGCTCGAGTTCTTCGAGCGCACCACGACGTATGCCGAGCTCGGCGCCCAGGTCGAGCGCGCCGCCGAGGGACTGCGGCTCCTCGGCGTGCAGCAGGGCGACCCCGTCGCGCTCGTGCTGCCGAACTGCCCGCAGCACATCGTCGCGTTCTACGCCGTGCTCCGGCTCGGCGCGATCGTCGTGGAGCACAATCCGCTCTACACGCCTCGCGAGCTCCGCCACCAGTTCGAGCACCACGGCGCGCGCGTCGTGATCGCGTGGGACAAGGTCGTCGAGACGATCCAGGCGTTCCCGGCGGATGTCTCGGTCGCCCACGTCATCTCGGTCGACGTGACCCGTGCCATGCCGTTCCGCATGCGCGCGATGCTGCGTCTCCCGGTCGCGAAGGCGCGCGAGTCGCGCGCGGCCCTCACGACGAAGGTGCGCGACACCGTGCGCTGGGAGGAGCTCATCGACTCCGCCCCCATCGACCCGCACATCATCGCGCCGAGCGTCGACGACGTGGCCCTCATCCAGTACACGAGCGGCACGACGGGCAGCCCGAAGGGCGCGACCCTCACGCACGCGAACCTGCTCGCGAACGCCGCCCAGGCGCGCGCGTGGGTTCCCGAGATCGAGCGCGGCACCTCCGTGGTCTACGCGGTGCTGCCGATGTTCCACGCCTACGGGCTCACCCTCTGCCTGACCTTCGCGATGAGCATGGGCGCGCGGCTCGTGCTGTTCCCGAAGTTCGACCCCGACCTCGTACTGAAGGTCGTGAAGCAGCGCCCGCCCACCTTCCTTCCGGCGGTGCCGCCCATCTACGAGCGACTGACGAAGGCCGCGGCAGCCGAGGGCGTCTCCCTCGACGGCATCAGCATCGCCATCTCGGGCGCCATGCCGCTCTCGGCCGAGGTTGTCGAGCCATGGGAGGCCCAGACGCACGGCTACCTCGTCGAGGGCTACGGCCTCTCCGAGACGTCGCCGGTGCTCATGGCGAACCCCGTGGCCCCGACTCGGCGCGCGGGCACCGTCGGGCTGCCGCTGCCCTCGACCGAGGTGCGCGTCGTCGACCCCGAAGCGCCCGGCACGGATGTCGCGACCGGCGCCGAGGGCGAGCTCATCGTGCGAGGCCCGCAGGTGTTCTCGGGCTACTGGCTGAAGCCCGACGAGACCGAGGCGGTCTTCGTGCCCGCCACCGATGGCGGCGCCGACTGGTTCCGCACCGGCGACATCGTGCGCATCGACGCCGACGGGTTCGTCAGCATCGTCGACCGCATCAAGGAGCTCATCATCACGGGCGGCTTCAACGTCGCGCCGAGCGAGGTCGAGGAGGCGATTCGCGCGCACCCCGACGTCGACGACTGCGCGGTCGTCGGGCTGCCCGACGAGCACTCGGGTGAAGAGGTCGTCGCCGTGGTGGTGCTCCGCGAGGGGGCGACCCTCGATGAGGCCGCCATTCGCGCCTTCGCCCGCGACGGGCTCACGCCCTACAAGGTGCCGAAGCGGGTCGTGCAGGCCGACGACCTGCCCCGCTCGCTCATCGGCAAGGTGCTGCGGCGCGACGTGCGCAACACGCTCCTCAACGGCTGA
- a CDS encoding ribose-phosphate diphosphokinase: protein MAAIETTGSKRLVLVTGRAHPALAEQIAEELGADLVPTDARTFANGEIYARYDESVRGSDAFVIQSHTAPINEWLMEQLIMIDALKRASAKRITVVAPFYPYARQDKKGRGREPISARLVADLFKAAGADRIMSIDLHAAQIQGFFDGPVDHLFAMPVLLEYFREKLDPSTLAVVSPDMGRVRVADIWSDKLGAPLAIIHKRRDPLVPNQVSVHEIVGDVEGRVCLLVDDLIDTGRTIVKAAEALKANGAIGVVVAATHAVFSNPATEILQSESIDHVVVTDTLPVPEEKRWDRLTVLPIAPLLARAIHEVFEDGSVTSMFDGAA from the coding sequence ATGGCTGCAATCGAGACCACCGGATCGAAACGCCTCGTGCTCGTCACGGGGCGGGCGCACCCCGCCCTCGCGGAGCAGATCGCGGAGGAGCTCGGTGCCGACCTGGTCCCGACCGATGCGCGCACCTTCGCCAACGGCGAGATCTACGCGCGCTACGACGAGAGCGTGCGCGGCTCCGACGCGTTCGTGATCCAGTCGCACACGGCGCCGATCAACGAGTGGCTCATGGAGCAGCTCATCATGATCGACGCGCTCAAGCGCGCGTCGGCCAAGCGCATCACGGTCGTGGCGCCGTTCTACCCCTACGCGCGGCAAGACAAGAAGGGCCGCGGGCGTGAGCCGATCTCGGCGCGACTCGTCGCCGACCTCTTCAAGGCCGCCGGCGCCGACCGCATCATGTCGATCGACCTGCACGCCGCGCAGATCCAGGGCTTCTTCGACGGCCCGGTCGACCACCTCTTCGCCATGCCCGTGCTGCTCGAGTACTTCAGGGAGAAGCTCGACCCGTCGACGCTCGCCGTCGTCTCGCCCGACATGGGCCGCGTGCGCGTCGCCGACATCTGGAGCGACAAGCTCGGGGCACCGCTCGCCATCATCCACAAGCGCCGCGACCCGCTCGTGCCGAACCAGGTCTCCGTGCACGAGATCGTCGGCGACGTCGAGGGCCGCGTCTGCCTGCTCGTCGACGACCTCATCGACACCGGCCGCACGATCGTGAAGGCCGCCGAGGCGCTCAAGGCGAACGGCGCCATCGGCGTCGTCGTCGCCGCGACTCACGCGGTGTTCTCCAACCCGGCGACCGAGATCCTGCAGAGCGAGTCGATCGACCACGTCGTCGTGACCGACACGCTGCCGGTGCCCGAAGAGAAGCGCTGGGATCGCCTCACCGTGCTCCCGATCGCGCCGCTGCTCGCGCGGGCCATCCACGAGGTGTTCGAAGACGGCTCGGTGACGAGCATGTTCGACGGCGCGGCCTAG
- the glmU gene encoding bifunctional UDP-N-acetylglucosamine diphosphorylase/glucosamine-1-phosphate N-acetyltransferase GlmU, which yields MDHNLAIIVLAAGQGTRMKSAVPKLLHPLAGAPIVAHVLATARALDAAHVVTVVRHERDLVAAAVEAELPGTVIVDQDEIPGTGRAVEQALASLPDDFEGEVLVLNGDVPLLNAGTLAAFLEQHRADSAAASVLSAVYDDPSGYGRVVRDATGAFDRIVEQKDATDDERAIAEINAGIYAFGAAALRDQLANLTTENAQGEKYLTDIIGLLRAAGSEVEAVPVSEPWLVAGINDRAQLSEAAARLNALIVRGWQLNGVTIDDPATTWIDLAVRIEPDVTIRPGTQLKGATVVATGAMIGPDTTLVDCEIGANADVRRTDATLSIVGPGASVGPFAYLRPGTVLGADGKIGTFVETKNSTIGEGTKVPHLSYVGDATVGDHSNIGAGSIFANYDGVNKHRSEIGSHVKTGAHGVFVAPIRIGDGVYTGAGTVVRKDVPAGALAVNVAPQRNIEGWVQTHRPGTAAAEAAEAAGEASGPDAD from the coding sequence ATGGATCACAATCTCGCGATCATCGTGCTCGCCGCCGGCCAGGGCACGCGCATGAAGTCCGCCGTGCCCAAGCTCCTGCACCCGCTCGCCGGCGCGCCCATCGTCGCGCACGTGCTCGCCACGGCGCGTGCGCTCGACGCGGCGCACGTCGTCACCGTGGTGCGCCATGAGCGCGACCTCGTCGCTGCCGCGGTCGAGGCCGAGCTGCCGGGCACCGTCATCGTCGACCAAGACGAGATCCCCGGAACGGGCCGCGCGGTCGAGCAGGCGCTCGCGTCGCTGCCCGACGACTTCGAGGGCGAGGTGCTCGTACTCAACGGCGACGTGCCGCTCCTGAACGCCGGCACGCTCGCCGCCTTCCTCGAGCAGCACCGCGCCGACTCCGCCGCGGCATCCGTGCTGTCGGCCGTCTACGACGACCCCTCGGGCTACGGCCGGGTCGTGCGCGACGCCACGGGCGCGTTCGACCGCATCGTCGAGCAGAAGGACGCCACCGACGACGAGCGTGCGATCGCCGAGATCAATGCGGGCATCTACGCGTTCGGCGCCGCGGCGCTGCGCGACCAGCTCGCGAACCTCACGACCGAGAACGCACAGGGTGAGAAGTACCTCACCGACATCATCGGCCTGCTCCGCGCGGCCGGCTCCGAGGTCGAGGCGGTGCCGGTGTCCGAGCCGTGGCTCGTCGCGGGCATCAACGACCGCGCCCAGCTCTCCGAGGCCGCCGCCCGGCTCAACGCGCTCATCGTGCGCGGCTGGCAGCTCAACGGCGTCACGATCGACGACCCGGCCACCACCTGGATCGACCTCGCCGTTCGCATCGAACCCGACGTCACGATCCGCCCGGGCACCCAGCTCAAGGGCGCCACCGTCGTCGCGACCGGCGCAATGATCGGGCCCGACACGACGCTCGTCGACTGCGAGATCGGCGCGAACGCCGACGTGCGACGCACCGATGCCACCCTCTCGATCGTCGGCCCCGGGGCATCCGTGGGCCCGTTCGCCTACCTCCGTCCGGGCACCGTGCTCGGCGCCGACGGCAAGATCGGCACGTTCGTCGAGACGAAGAACTCCACCATCGGCGAGGGCACCAAGGTGCCGCACCTCAGCTACGTGGGCGACGCCACGGTCGGCGATCACTCCAACATCGGAGCCGGCTCGATCTTCGCCAACTACGACGGCGTGAACAAGCACCGATCCGAGATCGGCTCGCACGTGAAGACCGGCGCGCACGGCGTCTTCGTCGCGCCCATTAGGATTGGCGACGGGGTCTACACGGGCGCCGGCACCGTCGTCCGCAAGGATGTTCCCGCAGGCGCGCTGGCCGTGAACGTGGCACCCCAGCGCAACATCGAGGGATGGGTCCAGACGCACCGACCCGGCACTGCTGCAGCCGAGGCTGCCGAGGCAGCCGGAGAGGCATCCGGCCCCGACGCCGACTGA
- a CDS encoding MarR family winged helix-turn-helix transcriptional regulator: MTDADEVDRIVDDWERERPDLDFAPLQVLSRVARLAKHLDRARRQAFARSELEASEFDVLSALRRAGAPYRLSPKQLLQQTLVSSGTMTNRIDRLVERGLVTRQTDPNDGRGILVEMSQAGLTRVDAAITRLVDAESELLSGLPAAEQKRLAGLLRKLSLGFD; this comes from the coding sequence ATGACGGATGCTGACGAGGTCGACCGGATCGTCGACGACTGGGAGCGCGAGCGCCCCGACCTCGATTTCGCTCCCCTGCAGGTGCTCTCCCGCGTCGCCCGGCTCGCGAAGCACCTCGACCGCGCGCGGCGCCAGGCCTTCGCGCGGTCCGAGCTCGAGGCATCCGAGTTCGACGTGCTCTCGGCTCTCCGCCGTGCCGGCGCGCCCTATCGCCTCTCCCCCAAGCAACTGCTGCAGCAGACCCTCGTCTCGAGCGGCACGATGACGAACCGCATCGACCGGCTCGTCGAACGCGGTCTCGTGACGCGGCAGACCGACCCCAACGACGGGCGCGGCATCCTCGTCGAGATGAGCCAAGCCGGCCTCACCAGGGTGGATGCCGCGATCACGCGACTCGTCGACGCGGAGTCCGAGTTGCTCAGCGGGCTGCCCGCGGCCGAGCAGAAGCGGCTGGCCGGACTCCTCCGCAAGTTGAGCCTCGGGTTCGACTGA
- the aztD gene encoding zinc metallochaperone AztD, with amino-acid sequence MTTHSKPLPLRSAVIGASVLALAALAGCSAPAAGAQTGAAASDAPSTAREVRAPRVVVSYDGGLLVLEGDSLEVAADVPLDGFLRLNPAGDERHVMVSTDDAFRVLDTGVEIDRHGDHAHYYAEEPELTELSFAAEHPGHVTTHAGITALFADGTGRVELLDPAALDPDARDGDDVDEPEVTVYESAEAHHGVAVALEGGGLLTTFGDSEAHTGAVVLDAARTEVVRSEQCPGVHGETVAADGVIVIGCENGALVYRDGIFTKVAAPDAYGRIGNQAGSPESPVVLGDYKVDAAAELERPQRVSLIDTATATLRFVDLGTSYTFRSLARGPHGEALVLGTDGAIHVIDPDTGEVAQRIAVVDAWTEPTDWQEPRPALEVRGHRAYVTDPAADAIHVVDLESGEITASASLPQTPNELTTVGE; translated from the coding sequence ATGACGACACATTCGAAGCCACTTCCCCTCCGATCCGCGGTGATCGGGGCGTCCGTACTGGCGCTCGCCGCGCTCGCCGGCTGTTCGGCCCCGGCCGCCGGGGCGCAGACGGGCGCCGCGGCATCCGATGCTCCATCGACCGCTCGCGAGGTCCGCGCGCCTCGGGTCGTCGTGAGCTACGACGGCGGCCTCCTCGTGCTCGAGGGCGACTCGCTGGAGGTCGCGGCCGACGTGCCGCTCGACGGATTCCTCCGCCTGAATCCAGCGGGCGACGAGCGACACGTGATGGTGTCGACGGATGACGCGTTCCGCGTGCTCGACACGGGGGTCGAGATCGACCGGCACGGCGACCACGCGCACTACTACGCCGAGGAGCCCGAGCTCACCGAGCTCTCGTTCGCAGCGGAGCATCCGGGACACGTCACGACGCACGCGGGCATCACGGCGCTCTTCGCCGACGGCACCGGACGCGTCGAGCTGCTCGACCCGGCCGCGCTCGACCCCGACGCGCGCGACGGCGACGACGTCGACGAACCCGAGGTCACGGTCTACGAGAGCGCCGAGGCGCACCACGGCGTGGCGGTCGCGCTCGAGGGCGGCGGACTCCTCACGACGTTCGGCGACAGCGAGGCCCACACCGGCGCCGTCGTGCTCGATGCGGCGCGCACGGAGGTCGTGCGCAGCGAGCAATGCCCCGGCGTGCACGGCGAGACCGTCGCCGCCGACGGCGTGATCGTCATCGGCTGCGAGAACGGCGCGCTCGTCTACCGCGACGGCATCTTCACGAAGGTCGCGGCACCCGACGCGTACGGCCGCATCGGAAACCAGGCCGGTTCGCCCGAGTCGCCGGTCGTGCTCGGCGACTACAAGGTCGACGCCGCCGCCGAGCTCGAGCGGCCGCAGCGCGTGAGCCTCATCGACACCGCCACGGCGACCCTCCGATTCGTCGACCTCGGCACCAGCTACACCTTCCGGTCGCTCGCCCGCGGGCCGCACGGCGAAGCGCTCGTGCTGGGCACCGACGGGGCGATCCACGTGATCGATCCCGACACCGGCGAGGTCGCGCAGCGCATCGCGGTCGTCGACGCGTGGACCGAGCCCACCGACTGGCAGGAGCCGCGACCGGCGCTCGAGGTGCGCGGACACCGCGCCTACGTGACCGATCCCGCCGCTGACGCGATCCACGTCGTCGACCTCGAGTCCGGCGAGATCACCGCGAGCGCATCGCTGCCGCAGACGCCGAACGAGCTGACGACGGTCGGCGAGTAG
- a CDS encoding methionine ABC transporter permease, with protein MDRLFELQGEFWVAAVETLYMVALTLLIGGFAGLLLGIALYTTRPGSLLSNRVVFNVLNVVINFFRPIPFIIFIAAVQPFSRFVIGTGIGNNALIFALSLAASFAIGRIVEQNLLTVSPGVIEAARSMGASPLRILRTVVIPEALGPLILGYTFVLVAIIDMTAVAGVIGGGGLGTFAQVYGYRQFEPVVTWAAVVLIVVFVQVAQFFGNWLARKVMRR; from the coding sequence ATGGATCGCCTGTTCGAGCTGCAGGGCGAATTCTGGGTCGCCGCCGTCGAGACGCTCTACATGGTGGCGCTCACGCTCCTGATCGGCGGATTCGCCGGGCTCCTGCTCGGCATCGCGCTCTACACGACGCGACCGGGGTCGCTGCTGTCGAACCGTGTGGTGTTCAACGTGCTGAACGTCGTCATCAACTTCTTCCGCCCGATCCCGTTCATCATCTTCATCGCGGCGGTGCAGCCGTTCTCGCGGTTCGTGATCGGCACGGGCATCGGCAACAACGCCCTGATCTTCGCGCTCTCGCTCGCCGCGTCGTTCGCGATCGGACGCATCGTCGAGCAGAACCTGCTGACCGTCTCGCCGGGCGTGATCGAGGCGGCGCGGTCGATGGGTGCGTCGCCGCTGCGCATCCTCCGCACCGTCGTGATCCCCGAGGCGCTCGGGCCGCTCATCCTCGGCTACACCTTCGTGCTCGTCGCGATCATCGACATGACCGCGGTCGCGGGCGTCATCGGCGGCGGCGGCCTCGGCACGTTCGCGCAGGTCTACGGCTACCGGCAGTTCGAGCCCGTGGTGACGTGGGCCGCGGTGGTGCTGATCGTGGTGTTCGTGCAGGTCGCGCAGTTCTTCGGCAACTGGCTGGCGCGCAAGGTGATGCGGCGCTGA
- a CDS encoding methionine ABC transporter ATP-binding protein, whose translation MALVALRNVTKTYPAPGASGDPIIAIDDVTLEVEAGDVYGIIGYSGAGKSTLVRLVNALEPATSGSIEVDGREITTMPERELRAIRLGIGMIFQQFNLFNSKTVWANIAYPLTVAGASKAEIAARVTELLDFVGLADKAKSYPDQLSGGQKQRVGIARALATSPRLLLADEATSALDPDTTQEVLALLKRVNREFGVTIIVITHEMDVIQSIATKVAVMDGGRVIEHGDVFEVFSDPQNPSSQRFVATVVKGVPSPAELDVLRERHEGRIVTISFRDGDASQASVFLELANAGLEFELVYGGINDIQGRAFGHLTLAIRGSDAAIERALATIAARVDVTEVP comes from the coding sequence ATGGCGCTCGTCGCCCTCCGGAACGTCACGAAGACCTACCCGGCACCCGGTGCGTCGGGTGACCCCATCATCGCGATCGACGACGTGACCCTCGAGGTCGAGGCCGGTGACGTCTACGGCATCATCGGCTACTCGGGCGCCGGCAAGTCCACGCTCGTGCGGCTCGTGAACGCACTCGAGCCCGCGACGTCGGGCAGCATCGAGGTCGACGGTCGCGAGATCACGACGATGCCCGAACGCGAGCTCCGGGCCATCCGTCTCGGCATCGGGATGATCTTCCAGCAGTTCAACCTGTTCAACTCGAAGACGGTCTGGGCGAACATCGCGTACCCGCTCACGGTCGCCGGCGCCTCGAAGGCCGAGATCGCCGCGCGCGTGACCGAACTGCTCGACTTCGTCGGGCTCGCCGACAAGGCGAAGAGCTACCCCGACCAGCTCTCGGGCGGTCAGAAGCAGCGCGTCGGCATCGCCCGGGCCCTCGCCACCTCGCCGCGGCTGCTGCTGGCCGACGAAGCGACGAGCGCCCTCGACCCCGACACGACGCAGGAGGTCCTCGCGCTCCTGAAGCGCGTGAATCGCGAGTTCGGCGTGACGATCATCGTCATCACCCACGAGATGGACGTCATCCAATCGATCGCCACGAAGGTCGCCGTCATGGACGGCGGCCGGGTCATCGAGCACGGCGACGTCTTCGAGGTGTTCTCCGACCCGCAGAACCCGTCATCGCAGCGATTCGTCGCGACCGTGGTGAAGGGCGTCCCCTCGCCGGCCGAGCTCGACGTGCTGCGCGAGCGCCACGAGGGCCGCATCGTCACGATCTCGTTCCGCGACGGGGACGCGTCACAGGCATCCGTCTTCCTCGAGCTCGCGAATGCCGGGCTCGAGTTCGAGCTCGTCTACGGCGGCATCAACGACATCCAGGGCCGGGCGTTCGGCCACCTCACCCTGGCGATCAGGGGGTCGGATGCCGCGATCGAGCGGGCGCTCGCCACGATCGCCGCCCGCGTCGACGTGACGGAGGTGCCGTGA